One Bos taurus isolate L1 Dominette 01449 registration number 42190680 breed Hereford chromosome 25, ARS-UCD2.0, whole genome shotgun sequence genomic window carries:
- the DTX2 gene encoding probable E3 ubiquitin-protein ligase DTX2 isoform X1, which translates to MAMAPSPSLAQVYTSPVAVAVWEWQDGLGTWHPYSAAVCSYIEQQFVQQKGQRFGLGSLAHSIPLGQADPSLAPYIIDLPSWTQFRQDTGTMRAVRRHLFAQHSAPGRGIVWEWLGDDNSWTAYEASVCDYLEQQVAQGNQLVDLAPLGYNYTVNYATHTQTNKTSSFCRSVRRQAGPPYPVTTVIAPPGHTGVACSCHQCLSGGTTGPVSGRYRHSMTNLPAYPVPQPPHRTAIVWGTHQAFAPYNKPSLSGARSAPRLNTTNPWAGAPPSLGSAPLCRSSLSHLASQHQPSGPSATGAASASLPSGPVSSPRSVPATVPVKMPKPSRVQQALAGMTSILMSAIGLPVCLSRAPQPASPPASCLASKSHSSVKRLRKMSMKGGSPKPEPEQVIRNYTEELKTAPEEDCIICMEKLSVASGYSDVTDSKTFGPMAVGCLAKCSHTFHLLCLLAMYCNGNKDGSLQCPSCKTIYGEKTGTQPRGKMEVFTFQMSLPGHEDCGTILIVYNIPHGIQGPEHPNPGKPFTARGFPRQCYLPDNAQGRKVLELLKVAWKRRLIFTVGTSSTTGETDTVVWNEIHHKTEMDRNVTGHGYPDPNYLQNVLAELAAQGVTEDCLEQQ; encoded by the exons ATGGCCATGGCCCCAAGCCCTTCCCTGGCTCAGGTGTACACCAGCCCGGTGGCAGTGGCCGTGTGGGAATGGCAGGACGGGCTGGGCACCTGGCACCCCTACAGCGCCGCCGTCTGCAGCTACATCGAGCAGCAGTTTgtgcagcagaagggccagcgcttcggactggggagcctggcccACAGCATCCCCTTAGGTCAAGCCGACCCCTCACTGGCTCCTTACATCATTGACCTCCCCAGCTGGACGCAGTTCCGCCAGGACACTG GCACCATGAGGGCCGTGCGGAGGCACCTGTTCGCGCAGCACTCGGCCCCCGGCCGGGGCATCGTCTGGGAGTGGCTGGGTGACGACAACTCCTGGACGGCCTACGAGGCCAGCGTCTGCGACTACCTGGAGCAGCAGGTGGCCCAGGGCAACCAGCTCGTGGACTTGGCGCCCCTGGGGTACAACTACACTGTCAACTATGCCACCCACACGCAGACCAACAAGACTTCCAGCTTCTGCCGGAGCGTGCGGCGCCAGGCGGGGCCCCCATACCCAGTGACCACCGTCATCGCCCCACCGGGCCACACGGGGGTGGCCTGCTCTTGCCATCAGTGCCTCAGCGGTGGTACCACTGGCCCCGTGTCAGGCCGCTACCGCCACTCCATGACCAACCTCCCCGCCTACCCCGTCCCCCAGCCCCCCCACAGGACTGCCATTGTTTGGGGGACCCACCAGGCCTTTGCTCCGTACAACAAGCCCTCCCTCTCGGGGGCCAGGTCTGCGCCCAGGCTGAACACCACCAACCCCTGGGCCGGGGCGCCGCCCTCCCTGGGGAGCGCGCCCCTCTGCCGCTCCAGCCTCTCCCACCTGGCGTCGCAGCACCAGCCCTCAGGACCGTCCGCCACCGGCGCAGCCAG TGCCTCTCTGCCCAGCGGTCCAGTGAGCAGCCCCCGGAGTGTCCCCGCCACGGTGCCTGTGAAGATGCCGAAGCCCAGCCGGGTCCAGCAAGCCCTCGCAG GCATGACGAGTATTCTGATGTCAGCCATTGGACTCCCTGTGTGTCTTAGCCGCGCACCCCAGCCCGCCAGCCCTCCCGCCTCCTGTCTGGCCTCTAAAAGTCACAGCTCAGTTAAGAGATTGAGGAAAATGTCCATGAAAG GAGGGTCCCCAAAGCCAGAGCCAGAGCAGGTGATCAGAAACTACACCGAAGAGCTGAAGACGGCCCCGGAGGAG GACTGCATCATCTGTATGGAGAAGCTGTCCGTGGCGTCTGGGTACAGCGACGTGACCGACAGCAAGACCTTCGGGCCCATGGCCGTGGGCTGCTTGGCCAAGTGCAGCCACACCTTCCACCTGCTCTGCCTGCTGGCCATGTACTGCAACGGGAACAAG GATGGAAGCTTGCAATGTCCCTCCTGCAAAACGATCTACGGGGAGAAGACTGGGACCCAGCCCCGGGGGAAGATGGAGGTGTTCACGTTTCAGATGTCCCTCCCTGGCCACGAGGACTGTGGGACGATCCTCATAGTCTACAACATTCCCCACGGCATTCAG GGCCCTGAACACCCCAACCCTGGAAAGCCCTTCACTGCCAGAGGGTTTCCCCGCCAGTGCTACCTTCCCGACAACGCCCAGGGCCGCAAG GTCCTGGAGCTGCTGAAGGTGGCCTGGAAGAGGCGCCTTATCTTCACAGTAGGGACATCCAGCACCACCGGGGAGACCGACACAGTGGTGTGGAACGAGATCCACCACAAGACCGAGATGGACCGTAACGTGACAGGCCACGGCTACCCCGACCCCAACTACCTTCAGAATGTGCTGGCTGAGCTGGCCGCCCAGGGGGTGACCGAGGACTGCCTGGAGCAGCAGTGA
- the DTX2 gene encoding probable E3 ubiquitin-protein ligase DTX2 has protein sequence MAMAPSPSLAQVYTSPVAVAVWEWQDGLGTWHPYSAAVCSYIEQQFVQQKGQRFGLGSLAHSIPLGQADPSLAPYIIDLPSWTQFRQDTGTMRAVRRHLFAQHSAPGRGIVWEWLGDDNSWTAYEASVCDYLEQQVAQGNQLVDLAPLGYNYTVNYATHTQTNKTSSFCRSVRRQAGPPYPVTTVIAPPGHTGVACSCHQCLSGGTTGPVSGRYRHSMTNLPAYPVPQPPHRTAIVWGTHQAFAPYNKPSLSGARSAPRLNTTNPWAGAPPSLGSAPLCRSSLSHLASQHQPSGPSATGAASASLPSGPVSSPRSVPATVPVKMPKPSRVQQALAGGSPKPEPEQVIRNYTEELKTAPEEDCIICMEKLSVASGYSDVTDSKTFGPMAVGCLAKCSHTFHLLCLLAMYCNGNKDGSLQCPSCKTIYGEKTGTQPRGKMEVFTFQMSLPGHEDCGTILIVYNIPHGIQGPEHPNPGKPFTARGFPRQCYLPDNAQGRKVLELLKVAWKRRLIFTVGTSSTTGETDTVVWNEIHHKTEMDRNVTGHGYPDPNYLQNVLAELAAQGVTEDCLEQQ, from the exons ATGGCCATGGCCCCAAGCCCTTCCCTGGCTCAGGTGTACACCAGCCCGGTGGCAGTGGCCGTGTGGGAATGGCAGGACGGGCTGGGCACCTGGCACCCCTACAGCGCCGCCGTCTGCAGCTACATCGAGCAGCAGTTTgtgcagcagaagggccagcgcttcggactggggagcctggcccACAGCATCCCCTTAGGTCAAGCCGACCCCTCACTGGCTCCTTACATCATTGACCTCCCCAGCTGGACGCAGTTCCGCCAGGACACTG GCACCATGAGGGCCGTGCGGAGGCACCTGTTCGCGCAGCACTCGGCCCCCGGCCGGGGCATCGTCTGGGAGTGGCTGGGTGACGACAACTCCTGGACGGCCTACGAGGCCAGCGTCTGCGACTACCTGGAGCAGCAGGTGGCCCAGGGCAACCAGCTCGTGGACTTGGCGCCCCTGGGGTACAACTACACTGTCAACTATGCCACCCACACGCAGACCAACAAGACTTCCAGCTTCTGCCGGAGCGTGCGGCGCCAGGCGGGGCCCCCATACCCAGTGACCACCGTCATCGCCCCACCGGGCCACACGGGGGTGGCCTGCTCTTGCCATCAGTGCCTCAGCGGTGGTACCACTGGCCCCGTGTCAGGCCGCTACCGCCACTCCATGACCAACCTCCCCGCCTACCCCGTCCCCCAGCCCCCCCACAGGACTGCCATTGTTTGGGGGACCCACCAGGCCTTTGCTCCGTACAACAAGCCCTCCCTCTCGGGGGCCAGGTCTGCGCCCAGGCTGAACACCACCAACCCCTGGGCCGGGGCGCCGCCCTCCCTGGGGAGCGCGCCCCTCTGCCGCTCCAGCCTCTCCCACCTGGCGTCGCAGCACCAGCCCTCAGGACCGTCCGCCACCGGCGCAGCCAG TGCCTCTCTGCCCAGCGGTCCAGTGAGCAGCCCCCGGAGTGTCCCCGCCACGGTGCCTGTGAAGATGCCGAAGCCCAGCCGGGTCCAGCAAGCCCTCGCAG GAGGGTCCCCAAAGCCAGAGCCAGAGCAGGTGATCAGAAACTACACCGAAGAGCTGAAGACGGCCCCGGAGGAG GACTGCATCATCTGTATGGAGAAGCTGTCCGTGGCGTCTGGGTACAGCGACGTGACCGACAGCAAGACCTTCGGGCCCATGGCCGTGGGCTGCTTGGCCAAGTGCAGCCACACCTTCCACCTGCTCTGCCTGCTGGCCATGTACTGCAACGGGAACAAG GATGGAAGCTTGCAATGTCCCTCCTGCAAAACGATCTACGGGGAGAAGACTGGGACCCAGCCCCGGGGGAAGATGGAGGTGTTCACGTTTCAGATGTCCCTCCCTGGCCACGAGGACTGTGGGACGATCCTCATAGTCTACAACATTCCCCACGGCATTCAG GGCCCTGAACACCCCAACCCTGGAAAGCCCTTCACTGCCAGAGGGTTTCCCCGCCAGTGCTACCTTCCCGACAACGCCCAGGGCCGCAAG GTCCTGGAGCTGCTGAAGGTGGCCTGGAAGAGGCGCCTTATCTTCACAGTAGGGACATCCAGCACCACCGGGGAGACCGACACAGTGGTGTGGAACGAGATCCACCACAAGACCGAGATGGACCGTAACGTGACAGGCCACGGCTACCCCGACCCCAACTACCTTCAGAATGTGCTGGCTGAGCTGGCCGCCCAGGGGGTGACCGAGGACTGCCTGGAGCAGCAGTGA